Proteins co-encoded in one Meiothermus sp. genomic window:
- a CDS encoding TAXI family TRAP transporter solute-binding subunit — MKFWKLTIVALTLLAGMAVAQQRPRVVIPTGSTGGVFFFYGQAIAKILSEAGVADATAQQTGGSYDNLLLLRDRTDPRSNTYYCALATTDSALVTFTGEEPRFAQRKADMQRIMFYMYPSLIHIVTTEKSGIRFVGDLRGKRVSTGQPGSSTENLALLVLKGAGVDVREFAKRERLPAAESAKALSEGTIDAYFWVGGVPTSSVVELAQSLARKGDQIKLVDSPRTGPTAQLLLKEFPGIITTGKLPKSAYGTKDDVFALYTGNVFLCPASMPDDLAAAIMKAVFSNLQTLVTTTAAARDTTLKNTVDLYNQKTVIPFHPGAIKYLREVGAIR; from the coding sequence ATGAAGTTTTGGAAACTAACCATTGTTGCCTTGACGCTGTTAGCGGGCATGGCTGTAGCCCAGCAGCGTCCCAGGGTGGTCATCCCCACGGGGAGTACCGGTGGGGTATTCTTCTTTTACGGGCAGGCCATCGCTAAAATCTTGAGCGAGGCTGGGGTCGCTGACGCCACCGCCCAGCAGACCGGGGGTTCCTACGACAACCTCCTGCTGCTGCGCGACCGCACCGACCCCCGTTCCAACACCTACTACTGCGCACTGGCCACCACCGACTCGGCCCTGGTCACCTTCACCGGCGAAGAGCCCCGCTTTGCCCAGCGCAAAGCCGATATGCAGCGGATCATGTTTTACATGTATCCGAGCCTCATTCACATTGTGACCACCGAAAAGTCGGGCATCAGGTTTGTGGGTGACCTGCGGGGCAAGCGGGTCTCGACCGGCCAGCCCGGCTCCTCCACCGAAAACCTGGCCCTGCTGGTGCTTAAGGGCGCCGGGGTGGATGTGCGCGAGTTTGCCAAGCGCGAGCGCCTGCCCGCCGCCGAGTCGGCCAAGGCCCTTTCCGAGGGCACCATTGACGCCTACTTCTGGGTAGGGGGTGTGCCAACCTCGAGCGTGGTCGAACTGGCCCAGAGCCTGGCCCGCAAAGGCGACCAGATTAAGCTAGTAGACTCACCCCGCACCGGCCCCACTGCCCAACTGCTGCTCAAGGAGTTCCCTGGCATCATCACCACTGGCAAGCTGCCCAAGAGCGCCTATGGCACCAAAGATGACGTCTTTGCCCTTTATACCGGCAACGTCTTCCTCTGCCCGGCTTCCATGCCCGACGACCTGGCCGCTGCCATCATGAAAGCGGTGTTCAGCAACCTGCAAACCCTGGTCACGACCACAGCCGCCGCGCGGGACACCACCCTGAAGAACACCGTTGACCTGTACAACCAGAAAACGGTGATTCCCTTCCACCCTGGCGCCATAAAGTACCTGCGCGAGGTCGGAGCCATCCGCTAA
- a CDS encoding MFS transporter, with protein sequence MLALALLRDPKYRTYWIALFLSQLGTWMQAATQGWLVLELTGSAERLGLVVALQFLPSLLFSIPAGVLSDRYSRRNLLFITQGGMALLALGMFVLIAGGWVRYEHVLVFAFLYGMFNAADLPVRQAFTVELAGKERYPGAIALNSFGFNTSRLVGPALAGLLIAGFGLSWSYLANALSFLPLILVLFGAPNPKVEAKRDGVLREALEGMRFVWGHPLVRQVVVLVGLTSLLGMNFQTIVPAYARLELKLDAQGFGFLMSAVGLGSIVAALIQALASRARPLRAVLGSALLGLALIALALPLPTSWVAFIFGLAGLGMITTLINSNTTVQLLAPDHIRGRVMSVYSMVLLGSGPLGAYISGLLIDTLGARFGVAVMGLLTLSAALWMSRFPWPKTLAHTPPSKVDPSVPPPQVASD encoded by the coding sequence GTGCTGGCATTAGCCTTGTTGCGTGACCCCAAATACCGCACCTACTGGATCGCACTGTTTCTCTCCCAACTGGGCACCTGGATGCAGGCTGCCACCCAAGGCTGGCTGGTGCTCGAGCTCACCGGCAGCGCCGAACGGCTGGGTCTGGTGGTGGCCTTGCAGTTTCTGCCCTCGCTCTTGTTCTCCATACCCGCGGGTGTGCTCTCCGACCGCTACAGCCGCCGCAACCTGCTCTTTATCACCCAGGGCGGCATGGCCTTGCTGGCTTTGGGTATGTTTGTGCTCATCGCCGGCGGCTGGGTGCGTTACGAGCATGTGCTGGTGTTTGCTTTTCTGTACGGCATGTTCAACGCCGCCGACCTGCCGGTGCGGCAGGCCTTCACGGTGGAGCTGGCCGGAAAAGAACGCTATCCGGGGGCCATTGCCCTCAACTCGTTTGGCTTCAACACCTCGAGGCTCGTAGGGCCGGCCCTGGCGGGGTTGCTGATTGCGGGTTTTGGCCTCTCCTGGAGTTATCTAGCCAATGCGCTCTCCTTTTTGCCGCTCATCTTGGTGTTGTTCGGTGCACCCAATCCCAAAGTGGAGGCCAAGCGCGATGGGGTCTTGCGAGAGGCCCTCGAGGGCATGCGTTTTGTCTGGGGGCATCCTTTGGTACGGCAGGTGGTGGTGCTGGTGGGCCTGACCAGCCTCCTGGGCATGAACTTCCAGACCATTGTGCCGGCCTACGCGCGGCTCGAGCTCAAGCTCGATGCCCAGGGCTTCGGCTTCCTGATGTCGGCGGTAGGGCTGGGTTCCATCGTGGCGGCCCTCATCCAGGCTCTGGCTTCCAGGGCCCGTCCCTTGCGCGCGGTGCTGGGCAGCGCCTTGCTGGGCCTGGCCCTTATAGCCCTGGCCCTACCCCTGCCTACGAGCTGGGTGGCTTTTATTTTCGGCCTGGCTGGCCTGGGCATGATCACCACCCTGATCAACTCCAACACCACCGTGCAGCTCCTGGCGCCCGACCACATCCGGGGCCGGGTGATGTCGGTCTACTCGATGGTTTTGCTGGGCTCCGGCCCGCTGGGAGCCTACATTTCAGGTCTGCTGATCGACACCCTGGGGGCCCGCTTTGGCGTGGCCGTTATGGGCTTACTCACCCTCTCGGCGGCCCTCTGGATGTCTCGCTTTCCCTGGCCCAAAACCCTGGCCCACACACCACCCTCCAAGGTCGATCCTTCGGTTCCGCCCCCGCAGGTTGCCTCGGACTGA
- a CDS encoding phosphotransferase family protein translates to MEILPALEARYQMRLTPLAGGAEARTFAGDGLVFKVYPPTSQPGGIYAARLEALNMTKAGLGDWVVETYSLNQCGILVTKRYPGANFTPERFSQAALEELARFFVRLHAIPEPGVISRTRLQDRLQQFGSTLHDLPQAQQLVGWLGQHIGEVAGTPQAFCHRDPHAGNILLKHPEAQGVPEALVVDWIRAQPDDPARDLAILTTGTLVMLGEAQALAALQYIVSCYPEPQALWRRLRFWVPLTYLHDMHWFRTKEPSGFEAAVADKMPKALRFYQEFRPELA, encoded by the coding sequence GTGGAGATCCTACCGGCCCTCGAGGCCCGCTACCAGATGCGCCTGACCCCCCTGGCCGGAGGCGCCGAGGCCCGCACCTTTGCCGGCGACGGGCTGGTATTCAAGGTATATCCTCCCACCTCCCAACCCGGCGGCATCTACGCCGCGCGGCTCGAGGCCCTCAATATGACCAAGGCCGGGCTGGGCGACTGGGTGGTGGAGACCTACAGCCTTAATCAGTGTGGCATCCTGGTCACCAAGCGCTACCCAGGGGCCAACTTCACACCCGAGCGCTTCAGTCAGGCCGCCCTGGAGGAACTGGCCCGGTTTTTCGTCCGCCTGCACGCCATCCCGGAGCCCGGCGTGATCAGCCGCACCCGCCTGCAAGACCGCCTCCAGCAGTTTGGCAGCACCCTGCACGACCTGCCCCAGGCCCAGCAGTTGGTTGGCTGGCTTGGGCAGCACATCGGTGAGGTGGCCGGAACCCCCCAGGCCTTCTGCCACCGCGATCCCCACGCCGGCAACATTCTCCTCAAGCACCCCGAGGCTCAGGGGGTGCCGGAGGCCCTGGTGGTGGACTGGATACGGGCCCAGCCCGACGACCCCGCCCGCGACCTGGCCATTCTGACCACCGGAACCCTGGTGATGCTGGGCGAAGCCCAGGCACTGGCCGCCTTGCAGTACATCGTGTCGTGCTACCCAGAGCCGCAAGCCCTGTGGCGCCGTCTACGCTTCTGGGTTCCCCTCACCTACCTACACGACATGCACTGGTTCCGCACCAAAGAACCCTCGGGCTTCGAGGCCGCCGTCGCCGACAAGATGCCCAAAGCCCTGCGCTTCTACCAGGAGTTTCGCCCGGAGCTGGCCTGA
- the upp gene encoding uracil phosphoribosyltransferase, producing MKLTVVDHPLVQHKLAIIRDKNTGNKEFRELMEEVTMLMAYEAMRDLELDPVTIETPLTTMTAHMLSGKKLAVVAILRAGLIMVDGILKLVPAAKVGHIGLYRDPQTLQPVEYYCKLPSDIAERRVFLTDPMLATAGSAVHALSILKSKGAHHIKLMSIIAAPEGIKRVQEAHPDVEIVVAAVDSHLNDHGYIVPGLGDAGDRIYGTK from the coding sequence ATGAAACTGACCGTGGTAGATCACCCCCTGGTACAGCACAAGCTAGCCATCATTCGCGATAAGAACACCGGCAACAAAGAGTTTCGCGAACTCATGGAAGAAGTCACCATGCTTATGGCCTACGAGGCCATGCGCGACCTCGAGCTCGACCCAGTCACCATCGAAACCCCCCTTACCACCATGACCGCCCACATGCTCTCAGGCAAAAAGCTCGCCGTGGTTGCCATCTTGCGGGCCGGGCTCATCATGGTGGATGGCATTCTGAAATTGGTTCCCGCGGCCAAGGTGGGCCACATTGGCCTCTACCGCGACCCCCAAACCCTGCAACCGGTGGAGTATTACTGCAAACTGCCTTCTGACATTGCCGAGCGGCGGGTCTTCCTCACCGACCCCATGCTGGCCACCGCAGGCAGCGCCGTGCACGCCCTTTCAATCCTGAAGTCCAAAGGAGCCCACCACATCAAACTGATGAGCATCATCGCCGCCCCGGAGGGGATTAAGCGTGTACAGGAGGCCCATCCCGATGTGGAGATTGTGGTAGCCGCGGTGGACAGCCACCTCAACGACCACGGTTATATCGTGCCCGGCCTGGGCGACGCCGGTGACCGAATTTACGGCACCAAATAA
- a CDS encoding MraY family glycosyltransferase — MIEFLKFIGIANPSGSGWLIVIFTFVVAWVVTWRFMPKVRQFALKVGWADQPNARRLNKEPLPNAGGLAIFAGVIAALIVATTLRPILIQEVQVQVLAILLGGAILVLVGFVDDQFGLPPLFRLLVQFLAALLLVAVDIRFHAAFGTALDPLLGAILTVVWIIGVTNAINLMDGIDGLAGGIAFITAMSLLAVSAQNPQWAAATLVLAALAGAALGFLRHNFYPSKIIMGDAGAYFFGYVLAATALLGSLKVTTVFSLVPTALFLLLPILDTTQVFIRRLLRQQNPLSTPGKDHIHHRLLAQGFSQRRTTVTLWAITLSFNLVAMQVQGVNPLVIGVTAVGITFLLGFTVWRRLRAVWKEASQSPISPSQAP, encoded by the coding sequence ATGATCGAGTTTCTGAAGTTCATCGGCATCGCCAACCCGAGCGGTTCGGGCTGGCTGATTGTGATTTTCACTTTTGTGGTGGCCTGGGTGGTCACCTGGCGGTTCATGCCCAAGGTACGGCAGTTTGCCCTTAAGGTGGGTTGGGCCGATCAGCCCAATGCCCGCCGCCTCAATAAAGAACCCCTGCCCAACGCGGGTGGCCTTGCAATCTTTGCGGGAGTAATCGCCGCTTTGATTGTAGCCACCACCCTACGCCCCATCCTGATTCAGGAAGTACAGGTGCAGGTGCTGGCCATTTTGCTGGGCGGAGCCATCCTGGTGCTGGTTGGCTTTGTGGATGATCAGTTCGGCCTGCCGCCGCTGTTTCGGCTTTTGGTGCAATTTCTCGCAGCCTTGTTGCTAGTAGCGGTGGATATTCGTTTTCATGCCGCTTTCGGCACTGCGCTTGATCCTCTTTTGGGCGCGATACTGACGGTGGTGTGGATCATTGGCGTTACCAACGCAATTAATCTGATGGACGGCATTGACGGGCTGGCCGGTGGCATCGCCTTTATTACCGCCATGAGCCTGCTGGCTGTCTCGGCCCAGAACCCTCAGTGGGCTGCGGCCACGCTGGTGCTGGCTGCGCTTGCAGGGGCCGCGCTTGGCTTCCTGCGGCACAACTTTTATCCTTCAAAAATCATTATGGGCGATGCCGGGGCCTACTTCTTCGGCTACGTTTTGGCTGCCACAGCCCTGCTGGGTAGCCTCAAAGTTACCACGGTATTCTCGCTGGTTCCCACCGCGCTTTTTTTGCTGCTGCCCATTCTGGACACCACCCAGGTGTTCATTCGTCGGCTACTCAGGCAGCAAAACCCCCTGTCTACCCCCGGTAAAGACCACATCCATCACCGGCTCCTGGCCCAGGGCTTCTCACAACGCCGCACCACTGTCACCTTGTGGGCCATAACCCTAAGTTTCAATCTTGTTGCCATGCAGGTTCAGGGAGTAAACCCGCTAGTCATAGGGGTTACTGCTGTAGGGATTACATTCCTACTGGGGTTCACTGTGTGGCGAAGGCTGAGGGCTGTTTGGAAAGAAGCCTCGCAGTCCCCCATAAGCCCCAGCCAGGCCCCCTGA
- a CDS encoding aspartate:alanine exchanger family transporter: protein MLELLRENPLLLLFLVAALGYLIGQIRLGSFSLGVSAVLFVGLAFGALSPELRLPDFVYLFGLVLFVYTIALASGPGFFASFGKRGLRYNLLVAGVVGVAAMMITAVGTLLSLNGALKAGLFAGALTNTPALAAALEALKGRGVAEAVQGLPVAAYAVAYPVGVIGMLLAFHIAWRWWGNREKTLMAEAEGLVTQTVEVTQPRVVGWTIEQLTRAHRWRVVFGRLQRDGKQQVMTPDTELQLGDRLNVVGTADELKRVVETLGVAVPERLEEDRHALDFRRVFVSNRAVAGRSLAELELPQRFGVVITRVRRGEVEFLPDKETILELGDRVRVVGPKDRIREVSRYLGDSYRALAEVDVVSFSLGIALGLLLGSLPIPLPGGQTFELGFAGGPLVVGLLLGALGRTGPILWQIPFSANITLRQLGLILFLAGIGTRSGYAFVQTLTQGEGLKLFLIGVVITLGAALLTLWIGYRWLKIPLDVLGGVLAGLQTQPAVLAFALEKTGNDRPNLGYATVYPFAMLLKILLVQLLLLSN, encoded by the coding sequence ATGCTCGAGCTGCTAAGAGAAAACCCCTTACTACTACTCTTCCTAGTCGCGGCCCTTGGCTATCTAATCGGCCAAATTCGCCTGGGAAGCTTTAGCCTGGGGGTTTCGGCGGTTTTGTTTGTGGGGTTGGCCTTTGGGGCTCTCTCACCCGAGCTAAGACTGCCGGATTTTGTCTATTTGTTTGGCCTGGTGCTGTTTGTCTATACCATTGCACTGGCCAGTGGCCCGGGGTTTTTTGCTTCGTTTGGTAAGCGTGGGCTGCGTTACAACCTGTTGGTGGCAGGGGTAGTAGGGGTAGCGGCCATGATGATAACAGCGGTTGGCACGCTTTTGAGCTTGAATGGTGCCCTAAAAGCCGGCCTATTTGCGGGCGCACTCACCAATACCCCGGCCCTGGCAGCAGCTCTAGAAGCCCTCAAGGGAAGAGGGGTCGCCGAGGCAGTGCAGGGCTTGCCGGTAGCGGCCTACGCGGTGGCCTACCCCGTGGGCGTGATTGGGATGTTGCTGGCCTTTCATATAGCCTGGCGCTGGTGGGGAAACCGGGAGAAAACCCTGATGGCCGAAGCGGAAGGTCTGGTTACCCAGACGGTAGAGGTAACCCAGCCCAGGGTGGTGGGCTGGACAATCGAGCAGCTGACCCGTGCGCATCGGTGGCGGGTGGTGTTTGGACGGTTGCAACGCGACGGAAAACAGCAGGTCATGACCCCCGATACCGAGCTGCAACTGGGCGATCGCCTGAACGTTGTCGGCACTGCCGACGAACTGAAGCGCGTGGTGGAGACCCTGGGGGTCGCGGTGCCGGAGCGGCTGGAAGAAGACCGCCACGCCTTGGATTTTCGCAGGGTGTTTGTGAGTAACCGGGCAGTTGCTGGGCGCAGCCTGGCCGAGCTCGAGCTGCCCCAACGCTTTGGCGTGGTGATTACCCGGGTGCGCCGGGGCGAGGTGGAGTTTTTGCCGGACAAGGAGACTATCCTCGAGCTTGGCGACCGGGTACGGGTGGTAGGCCCCAAGGATCGTATCCGAGAGGTGAGCCGCTATCTGGGCGACTCCTACCGGGCCCTGGCCGAGGTAGATGTAGTCAGCTTTAGCCTAGGGATAGCGCTGGGACTGCTGCTGGGCAGCCTACCCATTCCATTGCCGGGGGGCCAGACCTTCGAGCTGGGCTTTGCCGGGGGGCCTTTGGTGGTAGGCCTTCTGCTGGGTGCGCTGGGACGTACTGGCCCCATCTTGTGGCAGATTCCCTTTAGCGCCAACATAACCCTGCGCCAGCTAGGGCTCATTCTGTTCCTGGCCGGGATCGGTACCCGCTCGGGCTATGCCTTTGTGCAAACCCTGACCCAAGGCGAGGGCCTGAAGCTCTTCTTGATCGGGGTCGTGATCACCCTGGGGGCGGCCTTGCTGACCCTATGGATTGGCTACCGCTGGCTCAAGATTCCGCTGGATGTGCTAGGCGGCGTGCTGGCAGGGCTTCAGACCCAGCCTGCGGTGCTGGCCTTTGCCCTGGAAAAAACTGGAAACGACCGGCCCAACCTTGGCTATGCCACCGTCTACCCTTTCGCCATGCTGCTCAAGATACTGCTGGTGCAGTTGTTGCTGCTGAGCAACTAA
- a CDS encoding NADH-quinone oxidoreductase subunit 15 gives MSAAHDHQHDEMLYRAWVQVIEWMKEYAAEKGVQFSKESDFPDFIYRMERPYELPTTMMAVSLSDERGEPFFFASVSPRHAKLKHVAFRVPGGHVHYHAHWEDGKGLVLEGKFPLTKEKLYQMADRARTALAKV, from the coding sequence ATGAGTGCTGCGCACGACCACCAACACGACGAAATGCTCTACCGGGCCTGGGTGCAGGTTATCGAGTGGATGAAGGAATACGCCGCCGAAAAAGGCGTGCAGTTCAGCAAGGAATCCGACTTCCCCGACTTCATCTACCGCATGGAGCGCCCCTACGAACTGCCCACCACCATGATGGCGGTTTCGCTGTCGGACGAACGAGGGGAACCCTTCTTTTTCGCCTCGGTCTCGCCCCGCCATGCCAAGCTCAAGCACGTGGCGTTCCGGGTGCCGGGCGGGCATGTGCACTACCATGCCCACTGGGAAGACGGCAAAGGCCTGGTGCTCGAGGGTAAGTTTCCCCTTACCAAAGAAAAGCTCTACCAGATGGCCGACCGGGCCAGAACTGCGCTGGCCAAGGTATAA
- the uvrC gene encoding excinuclease ABC subunit UvrC — MRLEDLPPLPETPGVYLWKTGERIVYVGKAKNLKARVTSYFHAEGKGLRICQEATHLDFIVVRDEVEALLLEANLIKHHRPPYNILMKDDKHYPFLKLTQEEWPMLMVVRRVQEDGARYWGPFPDASAVRRIKRLVDRFFPLRKNSGFPFKKRRYPCLNHAMGRCLAPCVGQADPAQYQMAVRQVENLLDGKIEALYESLEQQMRQAARNQDFERAAEIRDQISAVRSFFGTSQQAYDPELGDLDFLGFARAGDYALIQHYQVRGGQMLGRISRFVEGVKEASDAELLEAFLRDYYLEATPLPPLVLLPFELEAQEAFSAFLSSKGRRVEVRVPQRGDKTRLIELAQHNAQTALQTELKLLERKGDHPGLKGLMEVLGLTRRPYRIEGYDISNLLGESVVGSITVFEGGRPKKAEYRRIKIRGLKGQPDDFFSMEQTILRRFTGSLAEQMPIPDLILIDGGLGQVRAAQKALQQAGLEIPLVGLAKREETLVLPDGKTIALPLSHPALQLLIYQRDETHRNGLEFHRKLRSQKALKSIFDDIKGIGPARKLALMNHFSTLEELKAMSVEELAKLPGLDKRSAQAVLKALSNLPMGTKV, encoded by the coding sequence ATGCGGCTCGAAGACCTACCCCCGCTCCCCGAAACGCCGGGCGTGTACCTCTGGAAAACCGGCGAGCGCATCGTTTATGTAGGCAAGGCCAAAAACCTCAAGGCCCGCGTGACCAGCTATTTCCACGCCGAGGGCAAGGGCCTGCGCATCTGCCAGGAGGCCACCCACCTCGACTTTATCGTGGTGCGTGACGAGGTGGAGGCGCTTTTGCTCGAGGCCAACCTCATCAAGCACCACCGCCCCCCCTACAACATCCTGATGAAGGACGACAAGCACTACCCCTTCCTCAAGCTCACCCAGGAGGAGTGGCCCATGCTGATGGTGGTGCGCCGGGTGCAGGAAGATGGGGCCCGCTACTGGGGGCCCTTCCCCGATGCTTCGGCGGTGCGGCGCATCAAGCGCCTGGTGGATCGCTTCTTCCCCCTGCGCAAAAACTCCGGCTTCCCCTTCAAGAAAAGGCGCTACCCCTGCCTGAACCACGCCATGGGCCGCTGCCTGGCGCCTTGCGTGGGCCAGGCCGACCCGGCGCAGTATCAGATGGCCGTGCGGCAGGTGGAAAATCTGCTGGATGGCAAAATTGAGGCCCTCTACGAGAGCCTCGAGCAGCAGATGCGCCAGGCGGCCAGAAACCAGGACTTCGAACGGGCCGCGGAAATCCGCGACCAGATCAGCGCGGTGCGCAGCTTTTTTGGTACCAGCCAGCAAGCCTACGACCCCGAGCTGGGCGACCTGGACTTCCTGGGCTTTGCCCGCGCAGGCGACTATGCCCTCATTCAGCACTACCAGGTGCGCGGGGGCCAGATGCTGGGGCGCATCAGCCGCTTCGTGGAGGGGGTGAAGGAGGCCAGCGACGCCGAGTTGCTGGAAGCCTTCCTGCGCGACTACTACCTCGAGGCCACCCCCCTACCCCCATTGGTGCTGCTCCCTTTCGAACTGGAAGCGCAGGAGGCTTTCTCGGCTTTCCTGAGCTCCAAAGGGCGCAGGGTGGAAGTGCGCGTCCCCCAGCGCGGCGACAAAACCCGCCTGATCGAGCTGGCCCAGCACAACGCCCAGACCGCCTTGCAGACCGAACTCAAGCTACTGGAGCGCAAGGGCGACCACCCCGGCCTCAAGGGGCTGATGGAGGTGCTGGGGCTCACCCGCCGCCCCTACCGCATCGAGGGCTACGACATTTCCAACCTGCTGGGCGAAAGCGTGGTGGGTTCCATCACGGTCTTTGAAGGGGGCCGCCCCAAGAAGGCCGAGTACCGCCGCATCAAAATTAGGGGCCTGAAGGGCCAGCCCGACGACTTTTTCTCGATGGAGCAGACCATCCTCCGACGCTTCACCGGCAGCCTGGCCGAGCAGATGCCCATCCCCGACCTGATTCTGATTGACGGCGGACTGGGCCAGGTGCGGGCCGCGCAAAAAGCCCTGCAGCAGGCCGGGCTGGAGATTCCGCTGGTGGGGCTGGCCAAGCGTGAAGAAACCCTGGTTTTGCCCGACGGAAAAACCATCGCCCTACCACTGAGCCATCCTGCGCTGCAACTGCTCATCTACCAGCGCGACGAGACCCACCGCAACGGCCTCGAGTTCCACCGCAAGCTGCGCAGCCAGAAAGCCCTCAAGAGCATCTTCGACGATATAAAGGGCATTGGCCCGGCCCGCAAGCTGGCCCTGATGAACCACTTCTCAACCCTGGAAGAACTCAAAGCCATGAGCGTGGAGGAGCTGGCCAAGCTGCCAGGCCTCGACAAGCGCAGCGCCCAGGCCGTGCTGAAGGCGCTGAGCAATCTGCCGATGGGAACCAAGGTATGA
- a CDS encoding site-specific DNA-methyltransferase, which yields MTELSIKSRFDSEAYVVIYPGDCAELLKQIPDASISLVITSPPYNIGKPYESRKALDAYLAWQESIVKESVRVLKPTGSLVWQVGNYVDNGEILPLDILLFPIFTNLGLKLRNRIVWAFEHGLHAKRRFSGRYEVALWFTKTDDYTFNLDSVRVPQKYPNKKHFKGPKKGELSGNPLGKNPGDVWVFPNVKANHVEKTDHPAQYPVELVERFVLALTEEDDWVLDPFGGSGTTLIAALMHRRRGAMAEIIPDYVEIAQQRLREAWEGRLRVRPMEREVYDPSGKGTYIPPRAVDLQAIWNPPLLVEPK from the coding sequence ATGACAGAACTGAGCATTAAGAGCAGGTTTGACTCAGAAGCATATGTGGTTATCTATCCTGGCGACTGCGCAGAGTTGCTCAAACAAATCCCAGACGCCAGCATCTCTTTGGTGATCACCTCGCCGCCCTACAACATTGGTAAGCCCTACGAAAGCCGTAAAGCCTTGGATGCTTATCTGGCTTGGCAAGAAAGCATTGTCAAGGAATCTGTCCGCGTGCTCAAGCCAACCGGCAGTCTGGTGTGGCAGGTTGGGAATTACGTGGACAACGGTGAAATCCTCCCGCTGGATATACTTCTTTTTCCTATCTTTACCAATTTGGGATTAAAGCTCCGCAATCGCATTGTATGGGCGTTTGAGCATGGTCTTCATGCAAAGCGTCGTTTTTCCGGACGCTACGAGGTGGCTTTGTGGTTCACCAAAACTGACGATTACACCTTTAATCTGGACAGTGTACGGGTTCCACAAAAATATCCCAATAAAAAACATTTCAAGGGCCCCAAAAAGGGTGAACTCTCCGGCAATCCCCTGGGCAAAAATCCCGGTGACGTGTGGGTATTTCCTAATGTTAAGGCCAACCACGTAGAAAAAACCGACCACCCGGCACAGTACCCCGTGGAGCTGGTGGAGCGTTTTGTCCTGGCCCTGACGGAAGAAGACGACTGGGTTTTGGATCCGTTCGGCGGATCGGGAACCACCCTCATCGCTGCTTTAATGCACAGAAGGCGGGGGGCCATGGCCGAAATAATCCCCGATTACGTTGAAATTGCCCAGCAGCGCCTTCGTGAAGCCTGGGAAGGCCGTCTGCGGGTGAGGCCCATGGAGCGCGAAGTGTATGACCCTTCCGGTAAAGGCACTTACATTCCCCCTCGTGCCGTTGATCTGCAAGCCATCTGGAACCCCCCCTTACTGGTAGAACCCAAATGA
- a CDS encoding BglII/BstYI family type II restriction endonuclease: protein MRFPIVLEEIYAVIKEVSAVRGKKSKEKTKLGKELYAPKIINQRLKEAFHKRGFHELRDYYEIRLPGQEEPVVRGAYKQIDFFKERVLVEAQFGKYAFMFYDMAKFQYFFNETRADVGVEIVPAYALHKEMSSGVAYGEQLIYDIERLKRHFPAVPVHIILIDAD from the coding sequence GTGCGTTTTCCAATAGTGCTGGAAGAAATCTATGCCGTTATCAAAGAGGTAAGTGCTGTTCGGGGCAAAAAAAGTAAAGAAAAAACCAAACTAGGTAAAGAACTCTACGCACCCAAAATCATAAACCAGCGCCTGAAGGAGGCTTTCCACAAGCGAGGTTTCCACGAACTCAGGGACTACTACGAGATTCGGCTGCCGGGCCAGGAGGAGCCGGTGGTTCGCGGAGCCTACAAGCAGATAGATTTCTTCAAAGAACGGGTTCTCGTCGAGGCTCAGTTTGGGAAATACGCATTTATGTTCTACGACATGGCTAAGTTTCAGTACTTCTTCAACGAGACCAGGGCCGATGTGGGCGTCGAAATTGTACCAGCCTATGCGCTGCACAAGGAAATGTCCTCGGGCGTGGCTTACGGTGAGCAGCTCATCTACGATATCGAGCGGCTAAAACGACACTTTCCCGCCGTACCCGTTCACATCATTCTGATTGATGCGGACTGA